The following proteins are encoded in a genomic region of Vicugna pacos chromosome 16, VicPac4, whole genome shotgun sequence:
- the GAST gene encoding gastrin: MQRLCAFALILVLALAASSEASWKPSSQLQEALLAPGANRGQEQHGLDRLGPASHHRRQLGLEAPPHLVADLSKKQGPWLEEEEAAYGWMDFGRRSAEEGDQHP; the protein is encoded by the exons ATGCAGCGACTGTGTGCGTTTGCCCTGATCTTGGTGCTGGCTCTGGCTGCCTCCTCCGAAGCTTCTTGGAAGCCCAGCTCCCAGTTGCAGGAGGCACTTTTGGCTCCAGGGGCCAATAGAGGCCAGGAGCAGCATGGGCTGGACCGGCTGGGCCCAGCCTCTCACCACCGAAGGCAGCTGGGGCTTGAGGCTCCCCCACATCTGGTGGCAG ACCTGTCCAAGAAGCAGGGGCCATGGCTGGAGGAAGAAGAAGCAGCATATGGATGGATGGACTTCGGCCGCCGCAGTGCTGAGGAAGGGGACCAACATCCTTAG